One part of the Lachnospiraceae bacterium JLR.KK002 genome encodes these proteins:
- a CDS encoding LacI family DNA-binding transcriptional regulator — protein sequence MEHTKEYEKKLTISDVAEALGVSKTTVSRAISGKGRIGKETKERVLDYIQEHNYKPNVLAKGLAQLKTYNIGVMLPEDYTVVDLPFFQTCLIGVQETAVSMDYDVLLTMGKENDCAQLVRMIENHKVDGVILMRTFTKDVHIEYLKSQEIPFVTVGSTNYQGVIQVDNDHKSACRELISILLLKGMKKIGLIGGIQSHVVTQSRLQGYIEAYKTAGLPLDKNIIYINVEKDILIEQGVERLLANGVDCIACLDDAVCIQVLNKLRRENIQVPEQMRVASFYDSTVLENNLPSVTSLAFDARELGNVACKTLLEAVEGKQTDSRTLLGYEVVLKESTK from the coding sequence ATGGAACATACAAAAGAATATGAGAAAAAATTAACCATCTCAGATGTGGCGGAGGCATTGGGGGTGTCCAAAACCACAGTTTCCAGAGCGATTTCCGGAAAAGGAAGAATTGGAAAAGAGACGAAAGAGCGGGTGCTGGATTATATTCAGGAGCACAATTACAAGCCGAATGTACTGGCGAAGGGACTGGCCCAGCTTAAAACTTACAACATTGGCGTTATGCTGCCGGAGGACTATACGGTGGTGGATCTGCCCTTTTTCCAGACCTGCCTGATTGGGGTGCAGGAGACAGCGGTGAGCATGGATTACGACGTGCTGCTCACCATGGGAAAAGAAAATGACTGTGCCCAGCTGGTGCGGATGATAGAAAACCACAAAGTAGACGGGGTGATACTTATGCGCACCTTTACCAAAGACGTCCATATTGAATATCTGAAATCGCAGGAAATTCCGTTTGTGACAGTGGGAAGTACTAATTACCAGGGGGTAATTCAGGTGGATAACGACCATAAAAGCGCCTGCCGGGAGCTGATTTCCATTCTGCTGTTAAAGGGAATGAAGAAAATCGGCCTCATCGGAGGGATACAGTCCCATGTGGTAACCCAGAGCCGCCTGCAGGGCTATATTGAGGCATATAAAACGGCAGGGCTGCCCCTGGATAAAAATATCATATATATTAATGTGGAAAAAGACATTCTGATTGAACAGGGGGTGGAACGTCTGCTGGCCAACGGTGTGGACTGTATCGCCTGCCTGGACGATGCGGTATGTATTCAGGTGCTGAACAAGCTGCGCCGGGAAAACATTCAGGTGCCGGAGCAGATGCGTGTGGCTTCCTTTTATGACAGCACAGTGCTGGAAAATAATCTGCCTTCCGTGACTTCCCTTGCCTTTGACGCGCGGGAGCTTGGAAATGTGGCGTGCAAAACATTACTGGAAGCGGTGGAAGGGAAACAGACAGATTCCCGTACTTTGCTTGGTTATGAGGTGGTTTTGAAAGAATCCACAAAATAA
- a CDS encoding extracellular solute-binding protein, with product MKKKVLAALLCVAMSAGMLAGCGNNSGSSNSGTSGDDKQQEDNADAGDDADAGDDAAAAGDENTLTVWCWDPKFNIYAMEEAGKIYQADHPDFNINVVETPWDDVQKKLTTAATGDALDTLPDIMLVQDNAFQKNVISFPEAFTDLTDSGVDFSQFGEAKTAYSVVDGKNYGVPFDNGAVVACYRTDVLEEAGFTVDDFTDITWDEYLEKGKVVLEKTGQPLLSCQSTESDVIMMMLQSCGASLFDDEGKPDMVGNEALKKVMETYQQLVETGVCKLVNSWDEYVQTLTTGTVAGTINGCWIMASIQSAEDQSGKWALTNMPSLVGVEGATNYSNNGGSSWAITSNCKNMDLAKDFLKSTFAGSVELYENILPSSGALATYLPAGDSEVYAEPSEFYGGDAVFKKITEYASKCPSNNTGVYYYEARDAIATAIQNVVGGSDIGSELEIAQGTVEGLMEQ from the coding sequence ATGAAGAAAAAAGTTTTAGCAGCATTACTCTGTGTAGCAATGTCCGCAGGCATGCTGGCCGGCTGCGGCAACAATTCCGGCAGCAGCAATTCCGGAACTTCCGGGGATGACAAACAGCAGGAAGACAATGCGGATGCAGGCGACGATGCGGACGCAGGTGATGATGCGGCAGCAGCAGGCGATGAGAATACACTGACCGTATGGTGCTGGGATCCGAAATTCAACATTTATGCAATGGAAGAAGCAGGCAAGATTTATCAGGCAGATCATCCGGACTTCAACATTAACGTAGTGGAGACTCCATGGGATGATGTACAGAAGAAGCTGACCACAGCGGCAACGGGCGACGCTCTTGATACTCTGCCGGATATTATGCTGGTACAGGATAATGCATTCCAGAAGAATGTAATCTCTTTCCCGGAAGCATTTACCGATTTGACAGACAGCGGCGTTGATTTCAGCCAGTTTGGTGAAGCAAAAACAGCTTACTCCGTAGTTGACGGTAAGAACTATGGCGTTCCCTTTGACAATGGTGCCGTTGTGGCATGTTATCGTACGGATGTTCTGGAAGAAGCAGGATTTACCGTTGATGATTTCACAGATATCACATGGGATGAATATCTGGAGAAAGGCAAAGTTGTTCTGGAAAAGACCGGACAGCCGTTACTTTCCTGCCAGTCCACCGAATCTGACGTTATCATGATGATGCTTCAGTCCTGCGGCGCTTCCCTGTTTGACGATGAAGGAAAGCCCGACATGGTTGGCAACGAGGCTCTGAAGAAAGTTATGGAAACATATCAGCAGTTAGTAGAAACCGGTGTCTGCAAGCTGGTAAACAGCTGGGATGAATATGTTCAGACCCTTACAACAGGTACCGTAGCAGGAACCATCAACGGATGCTGGATTATGGCTTCCATTCAGTCTGCAGAAGACCAGAGCGGAAAATGGGCTCTGACTAATATGCCAAGCCTGGTTGGCGTTGAAGGAGCAACCAACTACTCCAACAACGGTGGCTCTTCCTGGGCTATTACAAGCAACTGCAAAAATATGGATCTGGCAAAAGATTTCCTGAAATCCACCTTTGCAGGAAGCGTTGAACTGTATGAAAACATTCTTCCGAGTTCCGGTGCTTTGGCTACTTATCTGCCGGCAGGTGATTCTGAAGTATACGCAGAGCCTTCTGAATTCTACGGCGGAGATGCTGTATTTAAGAAAATTACTGAGTATGCAAGCAAATGCCCAAGCAACAATACAGGTGTATATTACTATGAAGCACGTGACGCTATCGCAACAGCTATCCAGAATGTGGTAGGCGGATCTGATATTGGTTCTGAACTTGAAATTGCACAGGGTACCGTAGAAGGACTGATGGAGCAGTAA
- a CDS encoding sugar ABC transporter permease, with protein MSLSKRQNLTGWAFLTPATLMIAVMSFWPMIQAFILSFQKGKGNDLRFGGLDNYVRMFKDKVFMTSLGNTFFYLLIQVPIMLILALVLAQMLNNKNLRCKGLFRTAIFLPCATSLVSYAIIFRSLFGVDGFINSILIKLGILNTGYNFLGHAGSAKAVIIIALIWRWTGYNMVFYLSGLQNIEYSVYEAAKIDGANPLQTFFKITVPLLKPTILLTAIMSTNGTLQLFDESFNLTKGGPSNATITMSHYIYNISFKYVPNFGYAAAMSFLIFILVAILAFIQMKVGDKRD; from the coding sequence ATGTCTTTGAGCAAAAGACAGAATCTGACCGGCTGGGCCTTCTTAACGCCGGCGACGCTCATGATTGCAGTAATGAGTTTCTGGCCCATGATACAGGCTTTTATCCTGTCTTTTCAGAAAGGTAAAGGTAACGACTTAAGGTTTGGCGGACTTGATAACTATGTCAGGATGTTTAAAGACAAGGTCTTTATGACGTCCCTTGGAAATACATTTTTCTATCTGCTTATTCAGGTGCCCATCATGCTGATTCTGGCACTGGTTCTGGCACAGATGCTGAATAACAAAAATCTGCGGTGCAAAGGTCTGTTCCGTACCGCGATTTTCCTGCCATGTGCGACGTCACTGGTTTCTTATGCAATTATTTTCCGTTCCCTGTTTGGCGTAGACGGATTTATCAACTCAATTCTGATTAAACTGGGAATCCTGAATACGGGATATAATTTCCTGGGTCATGCCGGGAGTGCAAAAGCTGTAATTATTATAGCGTTGATATGGAGATGGACCGGATATAATATGGTATTTTACCTTTCCGGATTACAAAATATAGAATATTCTGTATATGAAGCAGCAAAAATTGACGGGGCAAATCCCCTGCAGACATTTTTTAAGATTACGGTTCCGCTGTTGAAACCTACGATTCTGCTGACAGCAATTATGTCAACAAACGGAACATTGCAGCTGTTTGACGAGTCCTTTAACCTGACAAAGGGAGGACCTTCCAACGCTACGATTACCATGTCCCATTACATATACAATATATCCTTTAAATATGTGCCGAACTTTGGCTACGCAGCAGCCATGTCCTTCCTGATTTTTATCCTGGTGGCAATTCTGGCGTTTATTCAGATGAAAGTAGGTGATAAGCGTGACTAA
- a CDS encoding carbohydrate ABC transporter permease, which yields MYVVLIIVSLISVFPLYWMLMAATNKSVDVTRGRLIPGTAFLDNWKALFAQSPVQEAMLNSFKYAIVLTICALIICSLAGYGFEIYHDKGKDTVMSILLLGMMVPFVATMIPLFRMFSAAGLLNTTVAFIMPTISTPFLIMMFRQSARSFPHDIIEAARIDGLNEIQIFFRMFIPTMRSTYAAAMTITFMNAWNNYLWPKVIMLDDSSITMPMLVANLTEGYVTDYGVLMLAVLLCSLPTIIVFFLLQKSFAEGITGAVK from the coding sequence ATGTATGTTGTTTTGATCATTGTGTCACTGATATCAGTATTCCCTCTTTACTGGATGCTGATGGCAGCCACAAATAAGAGTGTGGACGTAACCAGAGGAAGACTGATTCCGGGAACGGCCTTCCTGGACAACTGGAAAGCACTGTTTGCCCAGTCACCGGTACAGGAAGCCATGCTGAATTCCTTTAAGTATGCCATTGTGCTTACCATTTGCGCGCTGATTATCTGTTCTCTGGCAGGTTATGGATTTGAAATCTACCATGACAAAGGAAAAGACACGGTTATGTCAATCCTGCTTCTGGGAATGATGGTGCCCTTTGTGGCAACGATGATTCCGCTGTTCCGGATGTTTTCCGCAGCAGGGCTTCTGAACACCACAGTCGCATTTATTATGCCTACTATTTCCACGCCCTTCCTGATTATGATGTTCCGGCAGAGTGCCAGAAGTTTTCCCCATGATATTATTGAAGCGGCAAGAATTGACGGCCTGAATGAAATACAGATATTTTTCCGGATGTTCATTCCTACCATGCGTTCCACCTATGCAGCAGCCATGACCATTACATTTATGAATGCGTGGAACAATTATCTGTGGCCGAAGGTAATCATGCTGGATGATTCCAGTATTACCATGCCCATGCTGGTTGCCAACCTGACAGAAGGTTATGTTACGGATTATGGCGTACTGATGTTAGCCGTTCTGCTGTGCAGTCTGCCAACAATTATTGTGTTCTTCCTGTTGCAGAAGAGCTTTGCAGAAGGTATTACAGGCGCAGTGAAGTAA